One stretch of Amycolatopsis sp. NBC_00345 DNA includes these proteins:
- a CDS encoding MBL fold metallo-hydrolase: MEPLPEDSSRNWAEPGVYEVAAGVYRIPLPLPNDALRAVNVYAITDGTNLVLIDSGWALTEARQLLADALKGIGAELGDVREFLITHVHRDHYTQAVALRREFGNKISLGQLEEPSLKASANPDQFPMQAQIDLLRRSGADAVMTALGQLFGGSLRHTEAHLWEDPDEWLTPGRRAVLPNRELDVVQTPGHTSGHVVFVDGAAGLLFSGDHVLPHITPSIGFQPVPAELPLNDYLDSLKLVRALPDQRMLPAHGPVSDSVHTRIDELLEHHRQRLETMAAQVEAGATTAYDTANRLGWTRRGRKLSEMDAFNQMLAVLETSAHLDLLVSQNKLVAQQVDGVRHYKTT; the protein is encoded by the coding sequence GTGGAGCCGTTGCCCGAAGACAGCAGCCGGAACTGGGCAGAGCCTGGCGTCTACGAAGTGGCCGCCGGCGTCTACCGCATCCCGCTGCCGTTGCCGAACGACGCCCTCCGCGCGGTCAACGTCTACGCCATCACCGACGGCACGAACCTCGTCCTCATCGATTCCGGCTGGGCCCTCACCGAAGCCCGCCAGCTGCTCGCCGACGCGCTCAAGGGCATCGGCGCCGAACTCGGCGACGTGCGCGAATTCCTGATCACCCACGTCCACCGTGACCACTACACGCAGGCAGTGGCCCTACGGCGGGAGTTCGGCAACAAGATCTCCTTGGGCCAGCTGGAAGAACCATCCCTGAAGGCTTCGGCCAACCCGGACCAGTTCCCGATGCAGGCCCAGATCGATCTGCTTCGCCGCAGCGGAGCCGACGCCGTCATGACCGCCCTCGGGCAGCTGTTCGGCGGCTCGCTACGCCACACAGAGGCGCACCTGTGGGAAGACCCCGACGAGTGGCTCACCCCTGGCCGCCGCGCCGTGCTGCCGAACCGTGAGCTCGACGTGGTCCAGACCCCCGGCCACACCAGCGGCCACGTGGTCTTCGTCGACGGTGCCGCCGGCCTGCTCTTCTCCGGCGACCACGTGCTCCCCCACATCACCCCGTCGATCGGCTTCCAGCCGGTCCCCGCCGAGTTGCCGCTGAACGACTACCTCGACTCGCTGAAGCTCGTCCGCGCACTCCCCGACCAACGCATGCTGCCCGCCCACGGCCCGGTCTCCGACAGCGTGCACACCCGGATCGACGAGCTCCTCGAACACCACCGGCAACGTCTCGAGACGATGGCCGCCCAGGTGGAAGCCGGGGCCACCACCGCGTACGACACCGCGAACCGGCTGGGCTGGACGCGGCGAGGCCGGAAACTGTCCGAAATGGATGCCTTCAACCAGATGCTGGCCGTCCTGGAAACCAGCGCTCACCTCGACCTCCTCGTCTCGCAGAACAAGCTCGTTGCCCAGCAGGTCGACGGGGTTCGCCACTACAAGACCACGTAG
- a CDS encoding scramblase, with amino-acid sequence MTSSAPPPPGRFPDEVNPDRPHRWDGEPRIPERRSPGRSYGGTLFTEPVLVVSRRPETFETAEEYGVFDQHGTRVGGVADVSQGFLHKAARLLPKYDQYVTHKFEVRDANHSTVLKVARPAKDPRPRFLVTRADETPIGEILREPAAGESRFTFVVGGSTIGTVIAADWRTGDIAIKNQANTEVARVRQPPPEPANSLPAHTYVVEIPRQLPEPLASMVVATTLTIDTALARAIT; translated from the coding sequence ATGACGAGTTCCGCGCCGCCACCGCCGGGCAGGTTCCCCGACGAGGTGAATCCCGATCGGCCCCACCGGTGGGACGGCGAGCCACGGATCCCCGAGCGGCGCTCGCCCGGCCGCTCCTACGGCGGCACCCTCTTCACCGAGCCGGTACTGGTGGTCAGCCGCCGGCCCGAGACCTTCGAGACGGCCGAGGAGTACGGCGTCTTCGACCAGCACGGCACCCGCGTCGGCGGCGTCGCCGACGTCAGCCAGGGCTTCCTGCACAAGGCCGCGCGCCTGCTGCCGAAGTACGACCAGTACGTCACCCACAAGTTCGAGGTCCGCGACGCCAACCACAGCACCGTCCTGAAAGTGGCGAGGCCGGCGAAGGACCCGCGCCCCCGCTTCCTGGTGACCCGCGCCGACGAGACGCCGATCGGCGAGATCCTCCGCGAACCCGCCGCCGGGGAGTCCCGCTTCACGTTCGTCGTCGGCGGAAGCACCATCGGCACGGTCATCGCCGCGGACTGGCGCACGGGCGACATCGCGATCAAGAACCAGGCGAACACCGAGGTCGCCCGCGTCCGGCAACCACCTCCCGAACCGGCGAACAGCCTGCCCGCGCACACCTACGTCGTCGAAATCCCGCGCCAGCTGCCGGAACCGCTGGCCAGCATGGTGGTCGCGACCACCCTCACGATCGACACCGCACTCGCCCGGGCCATCACCTGA
- a CDS encoding methionine synthase, with amino-acid sequence MTERAWPAGAATAIGSMPGMDPVEAAAVVFGELPDFPHVPELPARGVGADILGRTAALLVDLAVEVVPSGYRVAAHPGHEHRRGRDLLQWDLDAIQEAKEKAGVTPPVIKTQIAGPWTLAAGIELPRGHRVLTDRGALRDFTSSLLDGLAQHVRELTARTGAPVVVQLDEPSLPAVLAGGLSTPSGYGNVSAVPEPAARDLLSTVIDGIHRITDQPVVVHCCAPRPPISLLRAAGADAIAFDFTLLSGSSAAFLDEIGEAWDSGTALFLGLVPATDPGAPLTLREVAAPAFKLVDRLGFSRDILAERAVPTPTCGMAGATPEWMRTALALVRDVGKAFLEPPETW; translated from the coding sequence GTGACTGAACGAGCTTGGCCTGCGGGCGCTGCCACCGCGATCGGCTCGATGCCGGGGATGGACCCGGTCGAAGCGGCCGCGGTGGTGTTCGGCGAGCTGCCCGACTTCCCGCACGTGCCCGAGCTCCCGGCGCGCGGCGTCGGCGCGGACATCCTCGGCCGCACCGCCGCCCTGCTCGTCGACCTCGCCGTCGAGGTTGTGCCCAGCGGCTATCGCGTCGCCGCGCATCCCGGGCACGAGCACCGCCGCGGACGCGACCTGCTGCAGTGGGACCTCGACGCGATCCAGGAGGCCAAAGAGAAAGCCGGCGTCACGCCGCCCGTGATCAAGACGCAGATCGCCGGCCCGTGGACCCTCGCGGCGGGCATCGAACTGCCCCGCGGGCATCGCGTCCTCACCGACCGCGGCGCGTTGCGGGACTTCACGTCGTCGCTGCTTGACGGCCTGGCCCAGCACGTCCGCGAGCTGACGGCGCGGACCGGGGCGCCCGTCGTCGTGCAGCTCGACGAGCCATCGCTGCCCGCCGTGCTCGCCGGTGGCCTTTCGACGCCGTCCGGCTACGGCAACGTTTCGGCCGTGCCCGAGCCGGCGGCGCGGGACCTGCTGTCGACGGTGATCGACGGCATCCACCGCATTACCGACCAGCCCGTGGTCGTGCACTGCTGCGCGCCCAGGCCGCCGATCTCGCTGCTCCGTGCGGCCGGCGCGGACGCGATCGCGTTCGACTTCACGCTGCTCAGCGGCTCGTCCGCCGCCTTCCTGGACGAGATCGGCGAGGCGTGGGACAGCGGCACCGCCCTGTTCCTCGGCCTCGTGCCGGCGACGGACCCGGGCGCGCCGCTGACCCTGCGCGAGGTCGCCGCGCCCGCGTTCAAACTCGTCGACCGCCTCGGCTTCAGCCGGGACATCCTGGCCGAGCGCGCCGTCCCGACGCCCACGTGCGGGATGGCGGGCGCGACGCCGGAGTGGATGCGCACCGCGCTCGCGCTGGTCCGCGACGTCGGGAAGGCGTTCCTGGAGCCGCCCGAGACCTGGTGA
- a CDS encoding DUF1349 domain-containing protein, whose translation MDAFGTTGWQWLNPPADFTASDDLVVRTAPDTDFWRTTHYGFVRDTGHALGRAVSGDFTATATFSGEYTHLYDQAGLLLRVDEATWLKTGIEYVDGEQLLSVVVTREVSDWSVVSLPTSPTSVTIAAERTGDTVTVKYGLDGAQATRMARLAYFPPDAPVFAGVMAASPQGPGFSARFDSCVITPG comes from the coding sequence ATGGACGCATTCGGCACCACCGGCTGGCAGTGGCTGAACCCGCCCGCGGACTTCACCGCTTCGGACGACCTGGTCGTCCGCACGGCTCCGGACACGGACTTCTGGCGCACCACGCACTACGGCTTCGTCCGCGACACGGGTCACGCGCTCGGCCGCGCGGTTTCCGGCGATTTCACGGCCACTGCGACGTTCTCCGGCGAGTACACGCACCTTTACGACCAGGCGGGCCTGCTGCTGCGCGTCGACGAGGCGACGTGGCTCAAGACGGGCATCGAGTACGTCGACGGCGAGCAGCTGCTGAGCGTCGTGGTGACGCGGGAGGTGTCGGACTGGTCGGTCGTCTCGCTGCCGACGTCACCCACGTCGGTGACGATCGCCGCCGAGCGGACCGGGGACACGGTGACGGTGAAGTACGGCCTCGACGGCGCCCAGGCGACGCGGATGGCCCGGCTGGCATACTTCCCGCCGGACGCGCCCGTGTTCGCCGGCGTGATGGCGGCGTCGCCGCAAGGACCGGGCTTCAGCGCGCGCTTCGACTCCTGCGTGATCACTCCCGGCTGA
- the ligA gene encoding NAD-dependent DNA ligase LigA, which translates to MSSDLPQNQLAAPAEAAEDVTDVPADVRERHAALAEEIRGHQFQYYVRDAPLISDGQFDALLGELQGIEDEHPALVTPDSPTQNVGGTFSTEFTAHDHLERMLSLDNVFDTDEFITWVERVEKEIGATEYLAELKIDGLAINLLYENGKLTRGLTRGDGRTGEDVTLNIRTLEQVPDTLAGSDEFPVPALVEVRGEVYFRVEDFLELNAKMVEAGKPPYANPRNTAAGSLRQKDPKVTKSRRLRLICHGLGKREGFEPVTQSHAYDALAAWGLPVSPHTRVLHTAKELTDHIAYWGEHRHDAEHEIDGVVIKVDQVSLQRRLGTTSRAPRWAIAYKYAPEEAITTLLDIQVGVGRTGRVTPFAVTEPVKVAGSTVARATLHNQEEVKRKGVLIGDRIVIRKAGDVIPEVLGPVVDARTGDEREFVMPTDCPECGTELAYQKEGDKDIRCPNTRFCPAQLRERLFHLAGRGAFDIEVLGYEAAVALLDARVVADEGDVFDLSEESLAEVELFRTKAGELSANAHKLLSNLDAAKDRPLWKVIVALSIRHVGPTAAQALAREFGSIQRVEDASEEELADVDGVGPTIAHAVQEWFEVGWHREIVEKWRNAGVRMEEARDDSIPRHLEGLSIVVTGSLDGFSRDEAKEVIMARGGKAAGSVSKKTAFVVAGESPGSKYEKAVQLKVPVLDEGGFRVLLERGPEAAVEMALPTGDDEEAEADSGAEPGSDSGADSGLEPDTDSKPDAGSEPGSAGAAAGDAV; encoded by the coding sequence GTGAGCAGTGACCTTCCCCAGAACCAGCTGGCCGCCCCCGCCGAGGCGGCCGAGGACGTCACCGATGTCCCCGCCGACGTGCGTGAGCGCCACGCCGCCCTCGCCGAGGAGATCCGCGGGCACCAGTTCCAATACTACGTGCGGGACGCGCCGCTGATCTCCGACGGCCAGTTCGACGCGCTCCTGGGCGAGCTGCAGGGCATCGAGGACGAGCACCCGGCGCTGGTCACGCCGGACTCTCCGACACAGAACGTCGGCGGCACGTTCTCCACCGAGTTCACCGCGCACGATCACCTCGAGCGCATGCTGAGCCTGGACAACGTCTTCGACACCGACGAGTTCATCACCTGGGTCGAGCGCGTGGAGAAGGAGATCGGCGCCACCGAGTACCTGGCGGAGCTGAAGATCGACGGCCTGGCGATCAACCTGCTGTACGAGAACGGCAAGCTCACCCGTGGCCTCACCCGCGGCGACGGCCGCACGGGGGAGGACGTCACGCTGAACATCCGCACCCTCGAGCAGGTCCCGGACACGCTGGCCGGCTCCGACGAGTTCCCGGTGCCGGCGCTGGTCGAGGTGCGCGGCGAGGTCTATTTCCGCGTCGAGGATTTCCTGGAGCTCAACGCGAAGATGGTCGAGGCGGGCAAACCGCCTTACGCGAACCCGCGCAACACGGCCGCCGGCTCGCTGAGGCAGAAGGACCCCAAGGTCACGAAGTCCCGGCGGCTGCGGCTGATCTGCCACGGTCTCGGCAAGCGCGAGGGCTTCGAGCCGGTCACGCAGTCGCACGCGTACGACGCGCTGGCGGCGTGGGGTCTACCGGTTTCGCCGCACACGCGCGTGCTGCACACGGCCAAGGAGCTCACCGACCACATCGCGTACTGGGGCGAGCACCGGCACGACGCGGAGCACGAGATCGACGGCGTCGTGATCAAAGTCGACCAGGTCTCGTTGCAGCGCCGGCTGGGCACCACGTCGCGCGCGCCGCGGTGGGCGATCGCGTACAAGTACGCGCCGGAAGAGGCCATCACTACGCTGCTGGACATTCAGGTGGGCGTCGGCCGCACCGGGCGCGTGACGCCGTTCGCCGTCACGGAGCCGGTGAAGGTCGCGGGCTCCACAGTCGCTCGGGCCACGCTGCACAACCAGGAAGAGGTCAAGCGCAAGGGCGTCCTGATCGGCGACCGCATCGTGATCCGCAAGGCGGGCGACGTGATCCCCGAGGTGCTCGGCCCGGTCGTCGACGCGCGCACGGGCGACGAACGCGAGTTCGTCATGCCCACGGACTGCCCGGAGTGCGGCACCGAGCTCGCCTACCAGAAGGAGGGTGACAAGGACATCCGCTGTCCGAATACCCGCTTCTGCCCCGCACAGCTGCGGGAACGGCTGTTCCACCTGGCTGGGCGCGGCGCGTTCGACATCGAGGTGCTCGGCTACGAGGCGGCCGTCGCGCTGCTGGACGCGCGCGTGGTCGCGGACGAGGGCGACGTCTTCGACCTGAGCGAGGAATCGCTCGCCGAGGTGGAGCTGTTCCGCACCAAGGCGGGCGAGCTGTCGGCGAACGCGCACAAGCTGCTGTCGAACCTCGACGCGGCGAAGGATCGTCCTCTGTGGAAGGTGATCGTCGCGCTGTCGATCCGCCACGTCGGGCCCACTGCGGCGCAGGCGCTGGCGCGCGAATTCGGCTCGATCCAGCGCGTCGAGGACGCGTCGGAGGAGGAGCTCGCGGACGTCGACGGCGTCGGCCCGACCATCGCCCACGCCGTGCAGGAGTGGTTCGAGGTGGGCTGGCACCGGGAGATCGTCGAGAAGTGGCGAAACGCCGGCGTGCGGATGGAGGAGGCGCGCGACGACTCGATCCCGCGTCACCTCGAAGGGCTTTCCATCGTGGTGACCGGCTCGCTCGACGGGTTCTCCCGCGACGAGGCCAAGGAGGTCATCATGGCCCGAGGCGGTAAGGCGGCGGGCTCGGTGTCGAAGAAGACGGCGTTTGTCGTGGCGGGTGAATCGCCGGGGTCGAAGTACGAGAAGGCCGTGCAGCTGAAGGTGCCGGTACTCGACGAGGGCGGGTTCCGGGTGCTACTGGAGCGCGGGCCGGAGGCGGCGGTCGAGATGGCGTTGCCGACTGGTGACGACGAGGAGGCCGAGGCTGATTCCGGGGCTGAGCCGGGTTCCGATTCCGGTGCGGATTCGGGCCTTGAGCCGGACACGGATTCGAAGCCGGACGCGGGCTCGGAGCCCGGTTCGGCTGGAGCGGCCGCTGGAGATGCAGTCTGA
- a CDS encoding GNAT family N-acetyltransferase: protein MADYEIRPPRGDEFAALGEVTVEAYQLGGLLVEDVGYEDELRDVSRRAEHTELLAAVDVSGQLLGSVAMVHPGTKYAEISRPGELEFRMLAVATAAQGRGIGEALTRAVLGRASELGAGRVVLCSLDRMRTAHRLYERIGFHRLPERDWQPFPDTTLIAYGYDL, encoded by the coding sequence ATGGCTGATTACGAGATCCGGCCGCCGCGCGGTGACGAGTTCGCCGCGCTGGGGGAGGTGACGGTCGAGGCCTACCAGCTCGGCGGCCTACTCGTGGAGGATGTCGGCTACGAGGACGAACTGCGCGACGTCTCCCGTCGCGCGGAGCACACCGAGTTGCTGGCCGCCGTGGACGTTTCCGGGCAACTGCTCGGCTCCGTCGCGATGGTGCACCCGGGCACGAAGTACGCGGAGATCTCGCGGCCGGGTGAGCTGGAGTTCCGGATGCTGGCGGTCGCGACCGCGGCGCAGGGGCGCGGAATCGGCGAGGCCCTGACGCGTGCCGTGCTGGGGCGCGCGAGTGAGCTGGGTGCCGGCCGGGTCGTGCTGTGCAGCCTCGACCGCATGCGGACCGCCCACCGTCTGTACGAGCGCATCGGTTTCCACCGGCTCCCGGAACGAGACTGGCAGCCGTTCCCGGATACCACGCTGATCGCATACGGCTACGACCTGTAG
- a CDS encoding amino acid-binding protein — MSFLLRVQLPDSPGTLGAVATALGTVGADILSVDVVERGGGVAIDDLVVELPSGRLPDALITAAESIEGVEVDAVRPYAGVLDTHRELELVEEIAAQPKSGLDLLAEGVPKIIRAGWAVVVEHAESGTRRLASSSAAPENPFTDLPWLPLERATVLDGEEDWIPETWKELGTELAATPLGKPGKALLVARPGGPNFRAAEVARLAHFAGIVAVVLDG; from the coding sequence GTGTCGTTCCTGCTCCGGGTCCAGCTTCCGGACTCACCCGGCACCCTCGGCGCCGTTGCGACCGCGCTCGGCACGGTCGGCGCCGACATCCTCAGCGTCGACGTGGTGGAACGCGGCGGCGGGGTCGCCATCGACGACCTCGTGGTGGAGCTCCCGTCCGGCCGTCTGCCGGACGCGCTCATCACGGCGGCCGAGAGCATCGAAGGCGTCGAGGTGGACGCCGTGCGCCCGTACGCGGGGGTCCTCGACACGCATCGCGAGCTTGAGCTGGTCGAGGAGATCGCCGCGCAGCCCAAATCCGGCCTCGACCTGCTGGCCGAGGGCGTGCCGAAGATCATCCGCGCGGGCTGGGCCGTGGTCGTCGAGCACGCCGAGTCGGGCACCCGCCGCCTCGCCTCGTCGAGCGCCGCGCCGGAGAACCCGTTCACCGACCTGCCGTGGCTGCCGCTGGAACGCGCCACCGTGCTGGACGGCGAGGAGGACTGGATCCCGGAGACGTGGAAGGAGCTCGGCACCGAACTGGCGGCCACGCCGCTCGGCAAGCCGGGCAAGGCCCTGCTCGTCGCCCGCCCGGGCGGCCCGAACTTCCGCGCCGCGGAGGTCGCCCGCCTGGCCCACTTCGCCGGCATCGTCGCCGTTGTCTTGGACGGCTGA
- the gatC gene encoding Asp-tRNA(Asn)/Glu-tRNA(Gln) amidotransferase subunit GatC, which translates to MPNISRDEVAHLAKLARLAVTDDELDVFAGQLDQILDSVAKVSEVAAEDVPPTSHAVPLTNVFRDDVVQPSLTQQQALAGAPAAEEGRFRVPRILGEEQ; encoded by the coding sequence GTGCCCAACATTTCCCGAGACGAGGTCGCGCACCTCGCCAAGCTGGCCAGGCTGGCCGTGACCGACGACGAGCTGGACGTCTTCGCGGGCCAGCTCGACCAGATCCTGGACTCGGTGGCGAAGGTGAGCGAGGTCGCCGCGGAGGATGTCCCGCCGACCTCGCACGCCGTGCCGCTGACCAACGTCTTCCGTGACGACGTGGTCCAGCCCAGCCTCACGCAGCAGCAGGCACTGGCCGGTGCGCCGGCCGCCGAGGAGGGCCGGTTCCGGGTGCCGCGGATTCTGGGAGAAGAGCAGTGA
- the gatA gene encoding Asp-tRNA(Asn)/Glu-tRNA(Gln) amidotransferase subunit GatA: MSELVKLTAAELAAKIHAREVSAVEVAQAHLDRIAEVDEHVHAFLHVDTEGALGAAKNVDEQLAAGDQPASPLAGVPLALKDVLTTKGIPTTVGSRTLEGWLPPYDATVTRRLREAGVVILGKTNMDEFAMGSSTENSAFGPTHNPWDHARIPGGSGGGSSASIAAFEAALAIGTDTGGSIRQPGAVTGTVGVKPTYGGVSRYGLVAFSSSLDQAGPCARTVLDAALLHEVIAGYDPMDSTSIKAPVPPVAAAAREGANGDLKGVRVGVVKEFSGDGYQGGVLRSFQAAVEQLRALGAEIVEVSCPHFTYALPAYYLIAPSEASSNLARFDAMRYGLRVSDDGSHSAEEVMSLTREKGFGAEVKRRIMLGTYALSSGYYDAYYGSAQKVRTLITQDFSDAFGKVDVLVSPTTPTTAFKIGERVDDPMAMYLADLCTIPSNLAGNAAMSVPSGLSDEDGLPVGLQIMAPALADDRLYRVGAAYEAARDAAAGGSLVHKVPELGGTK, from the coding sequence GTGAGTGAACTCGTCAAGCTGACCGCCGCCGAGCTGGCGGCGAAGATCCACGCGCGTGAGGTGTCCGCCGTCGAGGTCGCCCAGGCGCACCTGGACCGGATCGCCGAGGTGGACGAGCACGTCCACGCGTTCCTGCACGTCGACACCGAGGGCGCGCTGGGCGCGGCCAAGAACGTCGACGAGCAGCTGGCCGCCGGCGACCAGCCCGCATCGCCGCTGGCCGGCGTGCCGCTGGCGCTGAAGGACGTCCTGACCACGAAGGGCATCCCCACCACGGTGGGCTCGCGCACGCTCGAGGGCTGGCTCCCGCCGTACGACGCGACGGTCACGCGCAGGCTGCGCGAAGCCGGCGTCGTCATCCTCGGCAAGACGAACATGGACGAGTTCGCGATGGGCTCGTCCACGGAGAACTCGGCTTTCGGCCCGACGCACAACCCGTGGGACCACGCGCGAATCCCGGGCGGCTCCGGCGGCGGCTCGTCCGCGTCGATCGCCGCGTTCGAGGCCGCGCTGGCCATCGGCACCGACACCGGCGGCTCGATCCGCCAGCCCGGCGCCGTCACCGGCACTGTCGGCGTGAAGCCGACGTACGGCGGCGTCTCGCGTTACGGCCTCGTCGCCTTCTCGTCGTCGCTCGACCAGGCCGGCCCGTGCGCGCGCACGGTGCTGGACGCCGCGCTGCTGCACGAGGTCATCGCCGGCTACGACCCGATGGACTCGACGTCCATCAAGGCCCCGGTTCCGCCCGTCGCCGCGGCTGCGCGCGAGGGGGCCAACGGCGACCTCAAGGGTGTCCGCGTCGGTGTCGTCAAGGAGTTCAGCGGCGACGGCTACCAGGGCGGCGTCCTGCGCTCGTTCCAGGCCGCGGTCGAGCAGCTGCGCGCGCTCGGCGCCGAGATCGTCGAGGTGTCGTGCCCGCACTTCACCTACGCGCTGCCCGCGTACTACTTGATCGCGCCGAGCGAGGCGTCGTCGAACCTGGCCAGGTTCGACGCCATGCGCTACGGCCTGCGCGTGTCCGACGACGGTTCGCACAGCGCCGAAGAGGTCATGTCGCTGACCCGCGAAAAGGGCTTCGGCGCGGAGGTGAAGCGCCGGATCATGCTGGGCACGTACGCGCTGTCGTCGGGTTACTACGACGCCTACTACGGCTCCGCGCAGAAGGTCCGCACGCTCATCACGCAGGACTTCTCCGACGCCTTCGGCAAGGTGGACGTGCTCGTGTCGCCGACCACGCCGACCACGGCGTTCAAGATCGGCGAGCGCGTGGACGACCCGATGGCGATGTACCTCGCCGACCTGTGCACCATCCCGTCGAACCTCGCGGGCAACGCCGCCATGAGCGTCCCGAGTGGACTGTCCGACGAGGACGGCCTGCCGGTCGGCCTGCAGATCATGGCCCCGGCGCTCGCCGACGACCGGCTCTACCGCGTCGGCGCCGCCTACGAGGCCGCGCGCGACGCCGCCGCCGGCGGATCGCTCGTGCACAAGGTCCCGGAGCTGGGAGGAACGAAGTGA
- the gatB gene encoding Asp-tRNA(Asn)/Glu-tRNA(Gln) amidotransferase subunit GatB, which yields MTAVAELMDYADVVERFDPVLGLEVHVELSTNTKMFCGCANEFGGEPNTKVCPTCLGLPGSLPVVNGKGVEGAIRIGLALNCEIAEWCRFARKNYFYPDQPKNFQTSQYDEPIAFNGYLDVTLDDGEVVRVEIERAHMEEDTGKSLHVGGATGRIHGADYSLLDYNRAGVPLIEIVTKPIEGTGERAPEVARAYVSALRDLLSALDVSDVRMDQGSLRCDANVSLMAKDATEFGTRTETKNVNSLRSVERAVRYEMTRQAAILAGGGSIKQETRHFQEADGTTSGGRTKETAEDYRYFPEPDLVPIAPSREWVEELRATLPEMPSERRKRIQTEWSLSDEALRDLLNVGAVDLVAATVEAGASPDEARGWWVNTLAQEANSREVELADLAITPAQLAEVIALVSSGELTNKLAKEVVQGVLAGEGSPREVVEKRGLKVVSDDSALLVAVDEALAAQPDIADKIRGGKVAAAGAIVGAVMKATKGQADAKRVRELIIERVGS from the coding sequence GTGACTGCCGTGGCCGAGTTGATGGACTACGCCGACGTCGTCGAGCGGTTCGACCCGGTGCTCGGGCTCGAGGTCCACGTGGAGCTCAGCACGAACACGAAGATGTTCTGCGGCTGCGCCAACGAGTTCGGCGGCGAGCCGAACACCAAGGTCTGCCCCACCTGCCTGGGCCTGCCCGGCTCGCTGCCGGTCGTCAACGGCAAGGGCGTGGAGGGCGCGATCCGCATCGGCCTCGCACTCAACTGCGAGATCGCCGAGTGGTGCCGGTTCGCCCGGAAGAACTACTTCTACCCGGACCAGCCGAAGAACTTCCAGACCTCGCAGTACGACGAGCCGATCGCCTTCAACGGCTACCTCGACGTCACGCTGGACGACGGCGAGGTCGTGCGCGTGGAGATCGAGCGCGCGCACATGGAGGAGGACACCGGCAAGTCGCTGCACGTGGGCGGCGCGACCGGCCGGATCCACGGCGCGGACTACTCGCTGCTGGACTACAACCGCGCGGGCGTGCCGCTGATCGAGATCGTCACTAAGCCGATCGAGGGCACCGGCGAGCGGGCGCCCGAGGTCGCGCGGGCGTACGTCAGCGCGTTGCGGGACCTGCTGAGCGCGCTCGACGTGTCCGACGTCCGGATGGACCAGGGCTCGCTGCGCTGCGACGCGAACGTGTCGCTGATGGCCAAGGACGCCACCGAATTCGGCACGCGGACCGAGACGAAAAACGTCAACTCTCTGCGCAGCGTCGAGCGCGCCGTGCGGTACGAGATGACGCGCCAGGCGGCCATTCTCGCCGGCGGCGGCTCGATCAAGCAGGAGACGCGGCACTTCCAGGAGGCCGACGGCACCACGTCCGGCGGGCGCACCAAGGAGACCGCGGAGGACTACCGGTACTTCCCGGAGCCCGACCTGGTGCCGATCGCCCCCTCGCGCGAGTGGGTCGAGGAACTGCGCGCGACGCTGCCGGAAATGCCGTCCGAGCGGCGCAAGCGCATCCAGACCGAGTGGAGCCTGTCCGACGAGGCCCTGCGCGACCTGCTGAACGTGGGCGCCGTCGACCTCGTCGCGGCCACGGTCGAGGCCGGCGCGTCGCCGGACGAGGCCCGCGGCTGGTGGGTCAACACGCTCGCCCAGGAGGCCAACTCGCGTGAGGTGGAGCTCGCCGACCTGGCGATCACGCCGGCGCAGCTGGCCGAGGTCATCGCGCTGGTGTCCTCCGGCGAGCTGACGAACAAGCTCGCCAAGGAGGTCGTCCAGGGCGTCCTCGCGGGCGAGGGCTCGCCGCGCGAGGTCGTGGAGAAGCGCGGACTGAAGGTCGTCTCCGACGACTCCGCGCTGCTCGTCGCCGTGGACGAGGCGCTGGCCGCGCAGCCGGACATCGCGGACAAGATCCGCGGTGGCAAGGTCGCCGCGGCGGGCGCGATCGTCGGCGCGGTCATGAAGGCGACCAAGGGGCAGGCCGACGCCAAGCGCGTCCGCGAGCTGATCATCGAGCGCGTTGGTTCCTGA